A segment of the Bacillus thuringiensis genome:
TTCCCCATTAATAAGAACCATCCCTCCGATGTTATACATAGATGTGTTTGGATAAATTTGTTCATTATACCAAACTCTTTTTTGTGGATGCGTAAGAGAATGTTTTACAATTGTTTGTTGCATATTTCCACTTCCCCTCTATCCACATCCGTTGGTGTTTCCGGAAATTGTATATTAATATAGTGAGGATAAGGATTTATATTCTCAAGATTATGTTCTAAAATTAATATTCCATTTTCGTTGCTAGTTTCCTTAAATCCAGCTAATCGGTACGTAACAAACATCATACGGTTACGGTCTGTCTGTCGAAACTCAGCCAAAAAGCGTTTACCTGCCTGTTTTGTTCTTTCCATTAGATATGTGAGGAGTATAGTACCAACGCCACGGGACATTACACGACAAGACATGAGAAGAAGTTTTAGGCAGTCGGCTTCCTCCGTCCTTTTTACAAGTGTTAAACCAATCTTCCCATAGGAGCCATATTTATCTGATAACTCACAAACTAATAATAAATAATCTGGATGATTACGATAATAGTTTAATTCATCATAATCATAGGTAATACCAGTCGAATTTAATTGATTCGTACGTACTGTTAACTCCTCTGCACGCTGCAAATCTTCCTCACGAGCCTCACTAATCACAAAATTCATCCCAAGTGAAGCTAAAAATTCTTCTTTTGGGCCTTCATATTCTTCTTCATCCTTCGTTCTCTTAAGATTTTCTAAATACATCAGTCTTCGACGACCTGAATCTTCTGTAATTCTTTTTGGTTGTAGTCGTGGCAAGTCTAATAACGACTTATATTCATTTACATGTATACACAGAATATCATTATGAACACTCTGTACTTCTTCTAATTCAAAAGGTTGGTCATCAATGAACGCAAAAGTATCAATACCTATGTTTAAATTTTTTCTAATTTTCTCAATGGAACTAGATTTAGAGTTCCAATGAATTTCCGGATATAAAAAATACTCTTCTATTCCAAATTCCCGTAATTTAGCTATTGCATCTTCGTAGTTATTTTTACTAGCAACTGATTGCAGTATTCCACGTCGATCTAATTCACATATAATTTCATAAATTCCAGGTTTTAAAGTAACTGTACCACTCTCTAATAAAACACCATCCCAAATTGTACAATCTAAGTCCCAAACAACACATTTAATTTCCTTACTCATGATAATGCCTCCTTTGTTTTATTCATTTTCACAGTTCCCATCTCCATCACTATAAGCTTATCTGCCAAATGAAAATATTGATCGTCGTGAGTAATAGCAATAATACATTTACCCTTCGCTCGCATTTGAGGTAACAATTCTTCATAAAAGAAACGTCTATAACCAGGATCTTGATCCGCTGCCCATTCATCAAATAAAAGTATAGGTCGATCTTCCAAATACGTAACCAGTAATGCCAACCTTTTCTTTTGTCCAGTTGATAGTTGCGTAGTAGTAAAGCGCCCATTCTCAATGCCAACCTTGTCACTCAGTTGGAGAAGTTCTAAATAATGATCGATTTCTGCTTTCATTCCTTCTGTATTAATTCCATATAGCCTATCAAAAACATGAAAATCACTCAGGATAGCTGAATAGTATTGATTCAATTCCTCTGGAGCTATTTCTTTTCCATTTAATAAAATGTTACCTTCATTAGGTTCATATAACCCAGTAATCAGTTTTGATAAAGTAGATTTTCCACTCCCATTACCACCAGCAATAAAGACTATTTCTCCAGAATTAAACTCCATGTCTATTGGACCAATACCAAAACCAGTAAAATCTCCATCTTTATTCTTATACTTATAACTTACATTTTGTAGCTGCAAACAAATTGGCACATCTAAGTACTCTTTTGTTGTCGCGATTTGCTCATTTGCCTTTATATGATCTACACTCTTCACCATTTGTTGAATGCGTTGCCAAGAAATACGTACATTTACGAGCTGAGGGATACCGCCCAGTATTTCATTAACTGGACCTGTCATATACAGAAAAACGATTACATAGTTACTTATCGTCTCTTTCGGCATATTAACAAAAATTTCTGGAAATACGAAAACTACAATACCAATAACAAAAATGAATAATAGTTCTCCCAGAACAAACACATTTGCAAATTTAATATCTCCTATCGTTCGTTTAACACGATAGTTATTACAGCTTTCATTCATAACTTCTCGAAAATCGTTTCGTTTTCCAGTATGAAGCCTAAGCTCTTTGAAACCATGCCTTAGATCACCAATCAAACGAAAATATACATTCTGAATATCTCTTGTTTCATTCCAAACTTTATCTGCTTGTCGTCCGATCAAAGAATATACCCCTGCAGTAATAAAGATGATACACAAGGATAGTAAAAAGGCATACATATTCATTACACCAAGATAGAGAAAACAAAATAGTAACGTTAATAAACTTGTTCCAGCAGTAACTAATAGATTGAGAGAACGAGAGATAACTTCCGTATCGTTATTTAATGTCGCCTCTATTCGGCCCTTCTCAATCAACTCCAATTTGTAATAAGGAGTCTGTAACAACTTATCTGTTAATTCCATCCTTTTTTCATAAACTAGCTCGTTTGTATACGATACAATGCTAGTTCTAATAATACGTTGTGAAAAGACATACATAACGATTCCAAGTACAAAGTAAAACAACAAGCCATTTTCCAAATTATTTGATCTAACAAACGTTTCATTAATCACAAAAATGAGAAAGGCATTACCAAATCCTGATATTAATCCCAAAACAATTAAAGTCAAAAGCGACTTTCCCTTTTGTCTTGGAAAACAAAGATTTAAGAATGTATGGATAACATAGGCCAAACCCACCCCAGCAATTGCATATATTGCAAGTACAACAGTTGAAGGAGCCCAAACTTTTATAAATGCCCACGGAAGCCCTCCAAACAAGAGATTTGGTAGTTGATAAAGTGCATAAATCATTAGCCCATATATCGCAACAACTAATACCATATGTAACCATGTTTTTCCCGTTGGTAATATAAACTTTCTTTTTCTAAAAATAATCTCCCTGATTAAATGAAATAACATGACCAATAACGTTAGTAAACACAAAGATGAGATCACAAATAAGGCTGTTCCTATTTGATCCGTTTTCTTATATTCATCATAGAGTAACGGTTTAACTTCTTTATCTATCATCATATTTAAAAGACTGCTACCGATATAGTAAGTGTAATTACTATTCAGATTTGCTAATACTACGACCCCTATCTGTTCCTCATCACGGAAACCAATATACGATGAATAATTTGGGTTACTTCCACCATGTGAAATTTCCCCTCCACCACTTTGATAGACCTCCCATCCAGCTGCATATGAAGCTCCATTGCTATCTGGGGCAACCTTTCTATTCGCTTTATGAGAATCGTTAATCAATTCCTCCGGAAACATCCTAGGCTTTTCAACCCCAAGCTGTAATTTTAACCATCTTTCCATATCATTTATATTTGAAATAAAATATCCAGCCGGTGTATTCCCCCTATAATTAGGAGCGTCATAGGGTAATGATTGTAAGAAATTACGCTTGTAACCTTGGGCCATGTTATCTAATGGGACCATCTCACGTCCAGCGTATGTACTCAATAAATCCAACTTTGATAGCACATGATCTTGAACATATCTTTCAAATGATTGATTAGTTGCCTTCTCGATTACTAAGCCTAATAGATCGTAGTTAACCGTAGAATATTCAAAACTGCTACCCGGCTCTCGGTTTAGTCCTATTGGCATAACATTTCTAATCGTTTTCTCAATAGAATCTTTGCCATTGGTTATAGGAATATATCCAATGGCCTTTTCCGGTATTCCACTAGTATGGTGTAATAAGTCATAAAGTGTAATTTCATAAGGTTTGCCTTTATACTCCATTTCAAACCATGAAACATATTTAGTTAAAGAATCACTAAGTTTAATTTTCCCTTCTTTTTCTAGCTGCAATACAGCTAATGCCGTAAAAGCTTTTGAAGTAGAACCTAGCTCGAAAAGCGTCTCATTCGTAACTTGACGTTTTTTGTCTGTATCGGCATAGCCATAATTCTTCTTATAAATCGTTTCGTTTCCTTTTACAATTACTACTGAAAGTCCAGGAATACCCGCTTGAGATATTTGTTCTTCTATATGCTTCTGTATTTTCTTCTCATTAAACTGTACCGTTTCCTGTGCTTCCACCTGTCGATAAGGGAGTACTATTAAAGTCATTAAAATGATAAACTTCAACCATATGTTTAACTTCATATTTTTAGCCCTCTTTTAGTTAACTTGGATTAACTTTTCAATTTTCTTTTTAAATGGTTGCACAACATTTTGACCAATACGTTCAATTTCATGCTCACTAATCTGAGAAGTAATAAGAAAATAATTTGCCCCTATTTCCCAAAAATCAGTTAACGTCGAGATGACTTCCTCATAGCTACCAACTATAGAAATTGAATTAGATGGGTTAACTAAACTTAGACCTCCCCAAAGATGATCATCTATCCACATACTATCTTTTGTAATTAAATCTTTGTATCGGCGAAGTCCAACAGAATCTGCATTATCTAAAAATAGCTTAGTCATCCTCTTTAAGGCTGCTGGTGTTCTCTCAAGTAATTCATATGCTTCTTTATATGCTTCTTCCGAAGTCTCACGAGCAATGATGTCTACTAAAATAGCACCTGGAATTTTCTCGCGCCCATATTGCTTAGCGCAATTATTAACTGTTTGATAGTGTTCTCTAAGACTTTTGCGGTCTGTTGCATAAAGTATATAAGCATCACCATACTCTGCAGCTACTCTCATTGCCTCCTCGGAGGACCCCGCTACAAAGTAGCGGGCACTTCGAGAGAGATCTTCCTTTGGATAAATATCACTATTTTCTACTTGATAAAACTCACCTTTATAGCTAGTTACTCCTCGTCTTAATTGTTGTAACAGCTCAATATATTCTTTTGTCCTAGCATATCGAACATGGTGCGGTTCTGGTAATCCATCACGCGCAAGGACAAGCGAGGCACTTCCAGTTACAATGTTAATATCTGCACGATTACCAATTAAACTATTTAAAGTATTCAATGCTTTTGCTGTTACGGTAGGAAGCATCTGGTTTGTATTTTGCGCAACCAAAATCTTTACAAACTCCGTATTCATTCCAATCATAGACGCTGCTATCATTGGATCAACAGATGTTGGTGCAATGGAAACCAATACCGAGTCAAAGTTATTCTTCTCAGCTCTTTTAGCTTGATTAACATATTCCTCTAGAAGTTCTTTTGTTTGTGGTGTTGGAATAACAGGTAATCCCCAGCAAAACTCAACTTTTGACGGAACTACTTCTTTATTAATCATGTTGTTCCCCTCCCTTTACTACTTTCTACTTTTTAAAGCAGATAATGTATTTTTCATAACCGATTTCGCTTTCAATAACTCTTTTTTATTTGTTAAATTGTTATTTACTTCTTGATTACTTAAATATTTAGCAAGAGATTTAATTGACGTATGCTCATAAAGAACAACTATAGGTAAGTCTCGTTTAAAGGCCTCTTTTAATTTCACATTAATACGAACAAGATCTAAAGAACTCATTCCTAGATCGAAGAAATTATCGTAAATTCCTATTTCTTCGATTCCAAACATATCTTTTAATAATTCGTATAATTGTTGTTCAATTTCATTAGTTGGTGGTCTATACGTTGTGAAAACATCTGAACGATTCTGCTTTAATCTATTCTTACTTCCTTTTTCCAATAGTTCATTATAATAGTTGGCACCATTTAAAAGTTTCCAATGTAAATCTATTGGAGAAACCACGACTTGTTGTTGATTTCTATTGATAATACTACGGAATACTTTTAAACCCTCTTCTACAGTTACACCATCATGTAATACACTTTCCATATCCATATTAAATTGCTTTGCCCATATTTCAGCCGACTTAAGTGACATACCCACCTCTTGCCAATCTGGCCAGTTAATAGCTACAGTGAACACTCCATCATGAGCCCGCTTATAAAACGCAAATGCATCTAAAAATTCATTCGCTGCATTATAACCACTCTGACCAAATTTCATATGATACGCCACATTACCAATTGATGAACATAGTACGAAGAAATCAATTGGTTCATCTTTTAATAAAGCATCGAGTACTAATGTACCTTTAATTTTCGGAGCTAAAATTTTATTATTAGATTCTTTTTCACGATTCATCATAATACCTAGATAATCAGCGACACCTGCTGCATGAATTACGCCATTAATAGAACCAAAACGAGATTTAGCCTTTTCAATTGCCTGTTTCATATCATCTTGATTGGAAACATCAGAACTTAGGATCATGTATTCTGCACCTTGAGACTCCATTGTTAACAAATCAGAAATAACTCGGCTTACACGCTCGTCTTTATTTTCTAGGTACTGTTCCCATTGATTACGAGGTGGGAACTCTGAGCGGCCAATCAATATAAGTTTGACATTTGATACTCTATTAGCTAAATCTTTTGCAATTTCAAATCCAATTCCACCAAGTCCACCAGTAATTAAATAGACGCCACCCTCTCGTAATCTATCAATTTCTACATCTTCTTCCTCAAAAGGACTTTGAATAATCGTTTGCGCCCATCGATGACGTCCTCGATAAGCTACAACTATATCAGTAGAATCCACAAAACTCTCCATTAAACCCGCTTCTTCAAACATTTGTTGAGAATCTGTATCCATATCAATGGTACGACATTTTATATTTTGAAACTCAAGATTGCATATTTTTGAAAAGCCTAGAATTGTAGCTTGCTCTGGCTTTAAGTTCAGCTCTGTACCTGTAACTTCAAACATACGGTCAGTAAAAATGTTTAACTGTAATGCTCCCTCATAATTAATTTTCCCAATTGCTTGTGCAATATAAAGTAACGAATAATATCCTTCATCCATTGATCGTTCAATTCTCTCTTGATCGAGAATAACCTCATTAACTGGATTAAAGCTCCAAGCATGTATAATCTTATTCGGTAATAAATCTTTTTGTTCTAATTCTGAAAATAGCATTTCATAATGCATTTTTTGAGATGGACATATCGTATATAAACCGTCGGATTTTTCAGAGAAAATACCACCTGTTTTAACTTCAATTACATCATGACCTTCTCTTTTTAATTTTTCTATCAGTCGATTGAATCGATTTAGATGATCATTGAAAATAAGCCATTTATATTTTTGTTCTTTCTTTATTTGTATAGATTTTAATGTTTTGCGTTCCCAAGAAGGCAAATAAAACCAGTCTTTAATATTAGCCTGTTTATTATGGCCTCTTGTTTCCTGAGTTAAACTCTGAGATTGAGTATTAAAAAATGGATCAGCTTTAAATCGTTTTTTCATGAAAGGATACGTTGGTAAATCTAATAACCTTTTATTCTCACTGTTATTAAAAGTATTCCAATTTATAGTTCCACCTTGCATCCATAACCGTCCCATTTGCTTGCATAAATGCTTGAAGTCATTTGATTTATCCAGAGGATGACGTAACATGTTTAAAGCCAATTGATCTTTACTTCTATTTAAATGTTTTAATACAAAAGTTGATAATGCATTACCTGGGCCAATCTCAAGGCAAATTACATTTTTCAAATAAAAAATTTCAGATAATCCCTTTGAAAATTGAACAGTACTTCCTAGATGCTGTGCCCAATAAGAAGGTGATGTGGCTTGATTTGCTGTAATCATTTCACCTGTAACATTAGATATATAAGGTATTTTTGGACTTGATAATTTTATATTTCCTACAGCTTGCTCAAATGCATCTAGAACTTCATCCATCATTCGAGAATGGAAAGCATGCGAAGTAAATAGACGCTTTGTCTTTACTCCATGATTTAAAAGTAATTCCTCAATCTTATTGATTGAAAGTACAGTACCAGAAATTACTGAATGTTGAGAGGAATTTACAGCTGCTATATCTACATCATCTGTTATATAGGTTTGTAATTCTTCAACAGATAAATTTACACTTAGCATAGCGCCTTCTGATACGCTATTCATTAACTTCCCTCTAATCATTACTAAATGTAATGCATCTTCATAAGACATTACTTCTGCTAAACAAGCTGCTACAAACTCACCAATACTATGGCCAAACATGACCCTTGGATAAACTCCCCAATTCATTAGAAGCTTGGCTAATGCATATTCAATAGTGAATAGTAGAGGTTGCGTCATTGAAGTTCTATTTAACTGTTCAGTTGCTTTATCCTCTGTCTCCTTTGTAGGATACAAAATATTTTTCATGTCTATATCTAACCAATTTGAAAGTAAGGCTAAACCTTGATCAACGTGTTCACGAAATACAGGTTCATTTTCATATAAATCTCTACCCATATTGATATACTGTGATCCTTGACCTGAAAAAAGAAAGGCTAAAGGTCTACTCTCCATTGCGTTTGTTTTCTCTAGTCCCGTATCACCAAGTTTTTCTATGGCATCCTCCATTCCATTAGCAACTACAGCAGTTCTATATGGAAATTCACGACGACCTTTTTGTAATGTATAAGCTGTATCAGATAGTGATATCTCTGGATTCTCCTTCAAATGCAATAATAGATCGTTAGTAGCTTTATCTAAGGATTCCTCTGTTTTTGCTGAAACAGTTAATAAGTTCCAAGATTGTTTTTCAAAATTCTTAGCATTGTCAGGAACAGACTCTAACACTATATGTGCATTAGTTCCACCCATCCCAAACGAACTAACACCCGCTCTTCTTACCTCTTCTTTCCATGGGATAAGTTCCGTATTTACACGAAACGGATTTTTTCCAAAATCAATGCTAGGGTTTGGGTTATTATAATGAAGGCTCGGCGGAATTTTCTTGTTCTTCAAAGCTAAGACCGTCTTTATAAATCCTCCAACTCCTGCTGCAGCATCTAAATGTCCAATGTTCGTCTTCACTGATCCAATTAAAACTCTACCTGGTTCTTGCTTACCAAAAGCTAACTTCAATGCTTCTACTTCTATAGGATCACCTAGTTGCGTACCAGTCCCATGAGTTTCTATATATGAGATTTCTTCAGGCTTAACACCAGCTATTTCATGAGCCGATTTTATAACAGCAGCTTGTCCATCAACCCCTGGCGCTGTAAATCCAGCCTTATTGGACCCATCATTGTTTACTGCAGCTCCTTTAATAACTCCATGTATTAAATTTCCATCTCGAAGAGCGTCCTCCAACCTTTTCAGTACTACAATACCAGCACCATTTCCACCCACTGTTCCTTGAGCATCCTTATCAAAAGCTCGACAATGACCATCTGGTGAGAAAATCATACCATCTTCATATAAATATCCTGTTTTTGTTGGATAAGTTATACTTACTCCCCCGGCCAAAGCTATATCGCATCGTCCATCAATAAGATCTGCCCATGCGTTTTGAATAGCAACTAAGGAGGTAGAACAAGCTGTTTGTACTGTAATCGCTGGTCCTTTTAGATTTAATTTATAAGCCAATCGAGTAGCAAAGAAATCTTTTTCATTTAACAACATTGCTTGGAAATCTTCTAATGTATTTGAAGATTCACTAGCAATAGAACGAAGCCAGTGGAAATTTGGTGATCCTCCAACATAAACTCCTGTATCCATATGAGAAGAATTAACCTCACCTGCTTGTTCTAGTGCTTCCCATGCGCATTCATGAAGTATACGCAGTTGTGGATCCATCATTTCAGCTTCTTTTAGACTGTAATCAAAAAATTCATTATCAAATGCATCTACATCTTCTAAATACCCTTTAGATTTTATATAATTAGGCTTTTGAATCACTTCTTTTGGTATGCCCATCTCACTAAGCTCTTCATCTGTAAATGTTCGAATGGATTCTATCCCTTGTTCTAAATTTGACCAGAATTGCTTAAGATTAGAAGCGCCTGGCATACGAACCGCCATACCAACCACTGCTACATCATTTTTATTCATAGATAAAAGATTTTCTTTCTTAACTTCTTCAGGTTGGTGTTCCATAGCATTATCACTTCTAAAATAGGAAGCTTGATCATGAACCGTTGGGTATCGGAATAACATAGGCATTGTAAGTTCTTTTTCAAACTTGCTTCGTAAACGAGAGAACAATCGAACCATTTTTAAGGAGTTCCCTCCAACATCAAAGAAATTATCATACAACCCTACTTTTTCTACCCCCAAAACTTCCTTCCAAACATCAGCTACCGTTGTTTCAAGCTCATCTAGTAAATCATTTGGTTGTACTAACTTAGTAGGCTTAGGTAAAGCACGACGATTAACTTTTCCATTCGTAGTTAATGGCATTTCACTTAAAAGTACAAAATACATAGGTATCATATACGAAGGTATTTTGTCAGTAAGATAATAACGTAATTCATTTTGAGATATATCTTGATCAGTTAGTATATAAGCACACAGTTCTTGTTCCTCTCCAAAAGCAATAGATAAAACTACCGCTTCCTTCACATCCGCATGCTGTTGTAAATGATGTTCTATTTCTCCTGTTTCAATTCGATAACCACGTATCTTCACTTGATGATCACTACGACCTATATACTCCATTTCGCCATTTTCAAGAATACGGACTAAATCTCCTGATCTATATAATCTTTCACTTGGATTATAAGGATTCTGTATAAAACGTTCACTGTTTAGTTCAGGACGATTTAGATATCCCCGCGCAACTCCATACCCTCCAACATAAAGTTCCCCTTGCATTCCCTTAGGTGTAGGATTCATATGTTTGTCAAATACATAGCACGAATACGTAGGAAGAGGCACGCCTATAGCACTAAGATTACTGTGCATTTCTTTTTCTCCAATTTCCTTATAAGTAACATGTACTGTTGTCTCAGTTATTCCATACATATTTACTATGACCGTATTAGGTGAACGCTTAAACCAACTTTGTAGTAAACCTGGCTTCAGCATTTCCCCTCCAAATGTAATTAACCTAATTTTAAAAGCAAGTTTAGGCATCTCTTCAACTACTTGTTGAAAAACATAGAATGCAGATGGAGTTTGATTCAATACCGTTACTCCCTCATCTGCAATCAACTGAGCAAGTTTATACGTATCACGGATTGTTTCTTTTGTTGCCAGGACAAGACGTCCACCATAAGTAAGTGATCCAAATATCTCCCAAACTGACATATCAAAACAGAAAGAATGAAATAGTAAC
Coding sequences within it:
- a CDS encoding hybrid non-ribosomal peptide synthetase/type I polyketide synthase, translating into MRKAVKIHKEDIEDVIALTPVQEGILYHYLKEPEGKLYHEELRLCLTGKINIPKFEEAWNYVTRENEMLRTIFRWEKVKQPVQLILKEHTPNIIYSDGKVSNDTESFDLQTVPFSIELCHLNEGEYEMVLRHHHILFDGWSNSIILQEFIKVYRELIKGDVPSSINKKKFKEYILWQQKQDKSKQKLFWEQYLNELTEQINLSNKNSNQLKKAKTYVKEIDKEQSDRFRSFASNQGVTLATLFYTAWGLLLQRYKNSEDVIFGTTVSGRSIPMHGLSEMVGLFINTPPLRVSADGRMTVSDLLQRIQSDVQRRTEYETTPIVDLNVSFDTIMVVENYPLDIEKLKEIDESVRISGYEVNEMTNYDLTVSIECFDSIKLAMMWPEDLFDESIITSITNHFIQLLDSMLLDEAQPIQTLKMLDEAEEKFLLQGGQNQSATFPHTTLHQLIEMQAEKHPERVALTFENSEMTYGELNERADKVAFALLKEGVTLDSSVAVMLDYSFNMIISLLGILKAGGAYVPIDPDYPQERIDFILQDSGSNVIITSNLFEDKVKFDSTILFIEELNKTPMQDFERVDVAPNNLAYVIYTSGTTGRPKGVMIEHSNVIQLVMHQPNSFKFSSNDVWLLFHSFCFDMSVWEIFGSLTYGGRLVLATKETIRDTYKLAQLIADEGVTVLNQTPSAFYVFQQVVEEMPKLAFKIRLITFGGEMLKPGLLQSWFKRSPNTVIVNMYGITETTVHVTYKEIGEKEMHSNLSAIGVPLPTYSCYVFDKHMNPTPKGMQGELYVGGYGVARGYLNRPELNSERFIQNPYNPSERLYRSGDLVRILENGEMEYIGRSDHQVKIRGYRIETGEIEHHLQQHADVKEAVVLSIAFGEEQELCAYILTDQDISQNELRYYLTDKIPSYMIPMYFVLLSEMPLTTNGKVNRRALPKPTKLVQPNDLLDELETTVADVWKEVLGVEKVGLYDNFFDVGGNSLKMVRLFSRLRSKFEKELTMPMLFRYPTVHDQASYFRSDNAMEHQPEEVKKENLLSMNKNDVAVVGMAVRMPGASNLKQFWSNLEQGIESIRTFTDEELSEMGIPKEVIQKPNYIKSKGYLEDVDAFDNEFFDYSLKEAEMMDPQLRILHECAWEALEQAGEVNSSHMDTGVYVGGSPNFHWLRSIASESSNTLEDFQAMLLNEKDFFATRLAYKLNLKGPAITVQTACSTSLVAIQNAWADLIDGRCDIALAGGVSITYPTKTGYLYEDGMIFSPDGHCRAFDKDAQGTVGGNGAGIVVLKRLEDALRDGNLIHGVIKGAAVNNDGSNKAGFTAPGVDGQAAVIKSAHEIAGVKPEEISYIETHGTGTQLGDPIEVEALKLAFGKQEPGRVLIGSVKTNIGHLDAAAGVGGFIKTVLALKNKKIPPSLHYNNPNPSIDFGKNPFRVNTELIPWKEEVRRAGVSSFGMGGTNAHIVLESVPDNAKNFEKQSWNLLTVSAKTEESLDKATNDLLLHLKENPEISLSDTAYTLQKGRREFPYRTAVVANGMEDAIEKLGDTGLEKTNAMESRPLAFLFSGQGSQYINMGRDLYENEPVFREHVDQGLALLSNWLDIDMKNILYPTKETEDKATEQLNRTSMTQPLLFTIEYALAKLLMNWGVYPRVMFGHSIGEFVAACLAEVMSYEDALHLVMIRGKLMNSVSEGAMLSVNLSVEELQTYITDDVDIAAVNSSQHSVISGTVLSINKIEELLLNHGVKTKRLFTSHAFHSRMMDEVLDAFEQAVGNIKLSSPKIPYISNVTGEMITANQATSPSYWAQHLGSTVQFSKGLSEIFYLKNVICLEIGPGNALSTFVLKHLNRSKDQLALNMLRHPLDKSNDFKHLCKQMGRLWMQGGTINWNTFNNSENKRLLDLPTYPFMKKRFKADPFFNTQSQSLTQETRGHNKQANIKDWFYLPSWERKTLKSIQIKKEQKYKWLIFNDHLNRFNRLIEKLKREGHDVIEVKTGGIFSEKSDGLYTICPSQKMHYEMLFSELEQKDLLPNKIIHAWSFNPVNEVILDQERIERSMDEGYYSLLYIAQAIGKINYEGALQLNIFTDRMFEVTGTELNLKPEQATILGFSKICNLEFQNIKCRTIDMDTDSQQMFEEAGLMESFVDSTDIVVAYRGRHRWAQTIIQSPFEEEDVEIDRLREGGVYLITGGLGGIGFEIAKDLANRVSNVKLILIGRSEFPPRNQWEQYLENKDERVSRVISDLLTMESQGAEYMILSSDVSNQDDMKQAIEKAKSRFGSINGVIHAAGVADYLGIMMNREKESNNKILAPKIKGTLVLDALLKDEPIDFFVLCSSIGNVAYHMKFGQSGYNAANEFLDAFAFYKRAHDGVFTVAINWPDWQEVGMSLKSAEIWAKQFNMDMESVLHDGVTVEEGLKVFRSIINRNQQQVVVSPIDLHWKLLNGANYYNELLEKGSKNRLKQNRSDVFTTYRPPTNEIEQQLYELLKDMFGIEEIGIYDNFFDLGMSSLDLVRINVKLKEAFKRDLPIVVLYEHTSIKSLAKYLSNQEVNNNLTNKKELLKAKSVMKNTLSALKSRK
- a CDS encoding HAD-IIIC family phosphatase, which codes for MSKEIKCVVWDLDCTIWDGVLLESGTVTLKPGIYEIICELDRRGILQSVASKNNYEDAIAKLREFGIEEYFLYPEIHWNSKSSSIEKIRKNLNIGIDTFAFIDDQPFELEEVQSVHNDILCIHVNEYKSLLDLPRLQPKRITEDSGRRRLMYLENLKRTKDEEEYEGPKEEFLASLGMNFVISEAREEDLQRAEELTVRTNQLNSTGITYDYDELNYYRNHPDYLLLVCELSDKYGSYGKIGLTLVKRTEEADCLKLLLMSCRVMSRGVGTILLTYLMERTKQAGKRFLAEFRQTDRNRMMFVTYRLAGFKETSNENGILILEHNLENINPYPHYINIQFPETPTDVDRGEVEICNKQL
- a CDS encoding cyclic peptide export ABC transporter, which produces MKLNIWLKFIILMTLIVLPYRQVEAQETVQFNEKKIQKHIEEQISQAGIPGLSVVIVKGNETIYKKNYGYADTDKKRQVTNETLFELGSTSKAFTALAVLQLEKEGKIKLSDSLTKYVSWFEMEYKGKPYEITLYDLLHHTSGIPEKAIGYIPITNGKDSIEKTIRNVMPIGLNREPGSSFEYSTVNYDLLGLVIEKATNQSFERYVQDHVLSKLDLLSTYAGREMVPLDNMAQGYKRNFLQSLPYDAPNYRGNTPAGYFISNINDMERWLKLQLGVEKPRMFPEELINDSHKANRKVAPDSNGASYAAGWEVYQSGGGEISHGGSNPNYSSYIGFRDEEQIGVVVLANLNSNYTYYIGSSLLNMMIDKEVKPLLYDEYKKTDQIGTALFVISSLCLLTLLVMLFHLIREIIFRKRKFILPTGKTWLHMVLVVAIYGLMIYALYQLPNLLFGGLPWAFIKVWAPSTVVLAIYAIAGVGLAYVIHTFLNLCFPRQKGKSLLTLIVLGLISGFGNAFLIFVINETFVRSNNLENGLLFYFVLGIVMYVFSQRIIRTSIVSYTNELVYEKRMELTDKLLQTPYYKLELIEKGRIEATLNNDTEVISRSLNLLVTAGTSLLTLLFCFLYLGVMNMYAFLLSLCIIFITAGVYSLIGRQADKVWNETRDIQNVYFRLIGDLRHGFKELRLHTGKRNDFREVMNESCNNYRVKRTIGDIKFANVFVLGELLFIFVIGIVVFVFPEIFVNMPKETISNYVIVFLYMTGPVNEILGGIPQLVNVRISWQRIQQMVKSVDHIKANEQIATTKEYLDVPICLQLQNVSYKYKNKDGDFTGFGIGPIDMEFNSGEIVFIAGGNGSGKSTLSKLITGLYEPNEGNILLNGKEIAPEELNQYYSAILSDFHVFDRLYGINTEGMKAEIDHYLELLQLSDKVGIENGRFTTTQLSTGQKKRLALLVTYLEDRPILLFDEWAADQDPGYRRFFYEELLPQMRAKGKCIIAITHDDQYFHLADKLIVMEMGTVKMNKTKEALS
- a CDS encoding LLM class flavin-dependent oxidoreductase, whose amino-acid sequence is MINKEVVPSKVEFCWGLPVIPTPQTKELLEEYVNQAKRAEKNNFDSVLVSIAPTSVDPMIAASMIGMNTEFVKILVAQNTNQMLPTVTAKALNTLNSLIGNRADINIVTGSASLVLARDGLPEPHHVRYARTKEYIELLQQLRRGVTSYKGEFYQVENSDIYPKEDLSRSARYFVAGSSEEAMRVAAEYGDAYILYATDRKSLREHYQTVNNCAKQYGREKIPGAILVDIIARETSEEAYKEAYELLERTPAALKRMTKLFLDNADSVGLRRYKDLITKDSMWIDDHLWGGLSLVNPSNSISIVGSYEEVISTLTDFWEIGANYFLITSQISEHEIERIGQNVVQPFKKKIEKLIQVN